A window of Tripterygium wilfordii isolate XIE 37 chromosome 7, ASM1340144v1, whole genome shotgun sequence contains these coding sequences:
- the LOC120002914 gene encoding protein SENSITIVE TO PROTON RHIZOTOXICITY 2-like translates to MIPPTGSSTFCFPNNGSHAMSSHMYPSGADDAVSFPMEATTSSPENHSISSLIYSISLLKDKVNQVQSLVSILVSPNHQIQSESTSIAIASNMGPLIQEIVVTASSMMFTCQQMSISPDSAQVKASQSSLSHQPNYGANEGIDCFDYENYSNDFNTTTNSVNKGVQFGHENITKLPVPSQELNQESETMEISDIIELNAADLLAKYTHYCHVCGKGFRRDANLRMHMRAHGDEYKTSAALSNPLKKNIIDDSKECSTKLPKKYSCPHEGCRWNVKHTKFQPLKSMICVKNHYKRSHCPKMYVCKRCNRKQFSVLSDLRTHEKHCGDLKWQCSCGTTFSRKDKLIGHVALFVGHTPAVSLTKATAKKP, encoded by the coding sequence ATGATTCCACCCACAGGTTCCAGTACTTTTTGCTTTCCAAATAATGGATCACATGCTATGTCGTCGCATATGTATCCTTCAGGAGCAGACGATGCCGTTTCATTTCCAATGGAAGCAACAACTTCTTCCCCAGAAAATCATTCAATTAGCTCTCTCATTTACAGTATTTCCCTCCTAAAAGACAAAGTTAATCAGGTGCAATCACTGGTCAGCATCCTTGTCTCTCCAAATCATCAAATCCAGTCCGAGTCAACGTCCATCGCCATAGCCAGCAATATGGGTCCCTTGATTCAAGAAATCGTTGTGACTGCTTCTTCAATGATGTTCACTTGCCAACAGATGTCTATTAGTCCTGATTCAGCTCAAGTAAAGGCTTCCCAAAGCAGTCTATCTCATCAACCAAACTATGGAGCTAATGAAGGTATTGattgttttgattatgaaaacTATAGTAATGATTTCAATACTACTACTAATAGTGTCAATAAGGGCGTGCAATTTGGTCACGAGAATATTACAAAACTACCAGTACCGTCTCAAGAATTGAATCAAGAAAGTGAAACGATGGAGATTTCTGACATAATTGAACTGAACGCGGCGGATTTATTGGCTAAGTACACGCACTATTGCCATGTTTGCGGGAAAGGTTTCAGGCGGGATGCGAATCTGAGAATGCACATGAGAGCTCATGGCGATGAGTACAAAACTAGTGCTGCTTTGAGTAATCCGTTGAAGAAGAATATTATTGATGATAGTAAGGAGTGTTCGACGAAATTGCCTAAGAAATATTCGTGTCCGCACGAAGGGTGTAGGTGGAACGTGAAGCACACCAAGTTTCAGCCGTTGAAGTCGATGATATGTGTGAAGAATCATTACAAGAGGAGTCATTGTCCGAAGATGTATGTGTGTAAGAGGTGCAATAGGAAGCAGTTCTCGGTGTTGTCTGATTTAAGGACTCATGAGAAGCACTGTGGGGATCTCAAGTGGCAGTGTTCCTGCGGCACAACGTTTTCTAGGAAAGACAAGCTAATAGGTCATGTTGCTTTGTTTGTCGGGCATACACCCGCAGTCAGTTTGACAAAAGCTACTGCAAAAAAACCTTGA
- the LOC120002887 gene encoding zinc finger protein ZAT5-like, whose protein sequence is MEAREEFIGSNDHTHQIVKRKRTKRQRSSSPIGVNAVTSSSSSGGGGGGAVVEDYGSITSPRTSSDIYESTEEEEDMANCLIMLAQGDFRPRKAVKDDKIRKEKFSARKFAENKAGFYVYECKTCNRTFPSFQALGGHRASHKKPKPMVMEEKKESLMALPAVQETDEESQFNKITPTGILFQTPNKVFHGNKGKIHECSICGSEFTSGQALGGHMRRHRANTSNSNNTIDEPIEVKAPARNILSLDLNLPAPEDDHHHSTIESKFQFTTSTQQPLVFSAPALVDCHY, encoded by the coding sequence ATGGAAGCTCGGGAGGAATTTATTGGCTCTAACGATCACACACACCAGATCGTGAAACGCAAGCGCACCAAGCGCCAGAGGTCTTCGTCTCCGATTGGTGTCAACGCGGTGACTTCTAGCTCATCCAGTGGTGGTGGCGGAGGTGGTGCGGTTGTGGAGGATTATGGTTCGATTACATCGCCGAGAACGTCGAGTGACATTTATGAGAGtacagaggaggaggaagacATGGCGAATTGCCTAATTATGCTCGCTCAAGGTGATTTTCGTCCGAGGAAAGCTGTTAAAGACGATAAAATTCGAAAGGAGAAATTTAGTGCTAGAAAATTCGCGGAGAACAAGGCCGGATTCTATGTCTATGAGTGCAAAACTTGTAATCGTACTTTTCCTTCATTTCAAGCACTTGGCGGTCACAGGGCGAGTCACAAGAAACCAAAGCCGATGGTGATGGAAGAGAAAAAAGAGTCTCTAATGGCGTTACCTGCGGTTCAAGAAACCGATGAAGAATCGCAATTCAACAAAATTACTCCGACTGGTATTTTATTCCAGACTCCCAATAAGGTTTTTCATGGCAATAAGGGGAAGATTCATGAGTGTTCGATTTGTGGTTCGGAGTTCACATCGGGACAAGCACTTGGTGGGCATATGAGGCGGCACAGAGCCAACACAAGCAACAGCAATAACACTATCGATGAGCCAATTGAGGTTAAGGCGCCGGCCAGAAATATCTTGTCACTGGATCTAAATCTTCCGGCACCGGAAGATGATCATCATCACAGTACCATTGAATCAAAGTTTCAGTTCACGACGTCAACGCAACAACCTCTAGTGTTCTCTGCCCCGGCTTTGGTGGACTGCCATTATTGA
- the LOC120002850 gene encoding 50S ribosomal protein L9, chloroplastic-like: MASSSAAATLSWLHSFGGGPRETTKLSDKRTVIAVVAQKKAKKSRKIILKEDVPDLGSKGQLLDVKPGYFRNYLHPMGKAQMVTPLLLKEMRMEEERIEAEKKRVKEEAQQLALMFQTFGVFKVKRKGGKGKQIFGTVTPQDLVDIIKAQLQRDVDKRIVFLPEIRETGDYIAELKLHPEVTAQIKVYVYAN, from the exons ATGGCTTCATCATCTGCGGCAGCGACTCTCTCATGGCTTCACAGTTTTGGTGGAGGCCCTAGAGAAACCACAAAATTATCTGATAAAAGAACGGTCATAGCGGTTGTGGCTCAAAAGAAAGCTAAGAAGTCTCGAAAG ATAATTTTAAAAGAGGATGTGCCAGACCTTGGAAGTAAAGGGCAGCTTCTTGATGTGAAGCCTGGGTACTTCAGGAACTATCTTCATCCCATGGGCAAGGCCCAGATGGTCACACCACTTTTGCTCAA GGAGATGCGgatggaagaagaaagaatcGAGGCTGAGAAAAAACGG GTAAAAGAAGAGGCACAACAacttgctttaatgtttcaaacTTTTGGAGTTTTCAAGGTGAAGCGCAAAGgtggaaaaggaaaacaaatatTTGGAAC TGTAACTCCTCAAGATCTTGTTGACATTATCAAGGCACAGCTTCAGAG GGATGTCGACAAGCGGATTGTTTTCCTTCCGGAGATTCGAGAAACTGGAGATTATATAGCAGAACTAAAACTTCATCCAGAAGTTACTGCGCAAATTAAAGTGTATGTCTATGCTAACTAA
- the LOC120001659 gene encoding histone H2B.3-like: protein MAPKPEKKPAEKKPAEKKPAEEKKAAEKAPAEKKPRAEKKLPKEAAGEKKKKRSKKSVETYKIYIFKVLKQVHPDIGISSKAMGIMNSFINDIFEKLAQESSRLARYNKKPTITSREIQTAVRLVLPGELAKHAVSEGTKAVTKFTSS from the coding sequence ATGGCACCAAAGCCAGAGAAGAAGCCAGCGGAAAAGAAGCCAGCAGAGAAGAAGCCTGCAGAGGAAAAGAAGGCGGCGGAGAAGGCCCCTGCCGAGAAGAAGCCCAGAGCAGAAAAGAAGCTCCCGAAGGAGGCTGCTGgcgagaaaaagaagaagagatcgAAGAAGAGTGTAGAGACTTACAAGATCTACATCTTCAAGGTGCTGAAGCAGGTGCATCCGGACATTGGGATCTCGAGCAAAGCCATGGGAATCATGAACAGCTTCATCAATGACATATTCGAGAAGCTAGCTCAGGAATCTTCTCGTCTGGCCAGGTACAACAAGAAGCCCACAATCACTTCCAGGGAGATTCAGACTGCTGTTAGGCTAGTACTTCCGGGTGAACTCGCGAAGCACGCTGTTTCTGAGGGTACAAAGGCTGTTACCAAATTCACAAGCTCTTAG